A segment of the Desulfitobacterium dehalogenans ATCC 51507 genome:
AAATAGACACTGATTCCAGTCTGCAAAACGGTGGCTATTCCTGCTACCAACAATCTTCGCTTAATGCTCAAGAAAGCACCTCCTTCACTATAATTCCAATTCTTCAAGTTCTCTCGTCTGCACCCGAGGTACAAGAATGAAACTTATTTTATTGAGGACATTTCCAATATCTTTTAACTCTTCAAACGTTACTTGAGGAGGAGAAATTGTAATAAGTCGGGTTAAGCCTGAGCGAATCACTTTTAGTTCTGATTCATTGAATAGCTTTTCATGATCGATTAGCCTAGCCCTCAATGCAAAATCCTCACAAGCCTTTGAATAGTCACTAAATCTTTTATCCAAGACGTAATAGTTAAGCGTTAATGAACGATATCCTGTAGCAAATTGATACCCCTCCCCAGGGGTTAATCTCGCCGCTAAAACTTGATCATTATAAGCCAAGAGTTTTCTGTACCCCCTCAATTGCTTACCGGAATTACTGCTTTTTATAGGTGGCGACATTTTATACATAAGTACATACTCCGCTGTCTCTTCAGCAATTATCTTGACAGCTTTACTACTCCAATCACCCTTCAGATCGTTATTATTATCAATCTGACAAACCAGGGCATCTTCCCAATAAATATTTGCGTAAGTATAGTTATCATTAATAATCCTGATATCGTAACCTACACATCTGAGCCGTCGAAACAATTCTTCGTACCATGTTTGAGTAAAGTCGGTGACAATTTTATCATAGTTCACGCATTAACTCCCTCCTTCTTCCTTTCATTAACTACTCAATACAATTATTTAGGGCTTGTCATATCCCCTTCCTGTGAAATCGGATCATCCCCTGAAGGAGTTTTTATTTCGGGCTCAATAACAGGCAAACTTAAAGCATTACTTAGGCTTTCAATAATCTTGTTTTGTTCAGTTATTATGTGAGTACCCTCATTGTCTGTAAAAACAAAAGACGGGCTTTGCTGAACAAATTCTGTTGGAGGTCCGACTTGAACGGTCATAGGCAGGGATATATTATTTTCCTGCTGGAATCCTTTAGCCATTTCTTTTGCCTCATTTTGGTCTGTAGTTTTAGCAAATGTACTAACCAATACCAAAGGTTTATGAGGAGTGCTTCCCATCTGATTTATCACATTTTGTATTTCTATAATTACTTGAGCTGAGGACTCATCCCAAGTCGCAAAGAAAAGAGCTGGTATCGCTTCCGTGTCGATATAAACTCTTGCTGCTTTATCTGCTGCGGCATCCAAAACAGGTACTAGACGATAATTTGCATCAGCAATAACACCTTGCGCCGGTACATCTTTTAAGTTGAACTCCTGCTGTGAACCTTCTTTTCCTTTGCCTTGAACGAGCGTCATAGCAGCTAAAGCTATAACGAAGACTACAAGCACTCCGAGAATAACGAGTTTACCTTGCCGAGTTAAATTAAACTTTTTTTCCATGATTATTAACCTCCTTAATTATTACCTACGGGATTATAAATTGGTGGATTGTATGTTCCAGATGTCCCTGGTCCTGTACTAGGTGGCTGAATAGGAATTGTATTTGAATCCGGATTAGGTTGTCTTTGTGGCGGGGATTGAATGTTTTCCGGGTTCATGGTTGAAGGATCTAAATCAGTTTGCTCAGTATTCGTATTTGGTGGAGTTTGTATTACCTGATTTGCCTGAGGTTCGACCACAGCAGGAGGGACCATTGTGTTTGGAGGGCTTTGTATACTGCCTAAATGTGTTTTCGGTGTTGCAAACGGATCAAACATAAGGGATACTTTGCCGGTAGCAAGCTGACTAAATGCTCCCGCGCTTTCCTCAGGGATTGCCAGTTGAACCGCAACAGGCACACTAGCATTAACGCTGCCACTTGTGTTATTGAGATTCGGTTGTATGGGCTGCCCCGCATTGTTAATTACCGAAACAACTCTAACCCCTTTGAGTGAGTTAACCATTTCAGATTGGATTACCTGCCCCCAATTAGATCCATTTCTATCCGGGGTCAAATAGACACTTACGATATCGCCTGGTTTAACAAGACCAGATGTCGTTAGGGAAACCGGGACCCATACGCCAACTTCGCCGGGATAGAGGCCGTTTCGCATAGGTGTCTCTGCAACAAGCCCTTTAACAATTGGCTGTCCAGCTTTAACTGGATATGATAGTGATTGTCCTACCACCTCATCCTTTGAAACGATAACATCTGCTGGAAGTATTCCGGACACTTTTCCATCATCTTTAAGATCTGCTGCGGTGATTACTTTTCCTGGTTCAAGATCGTTGGCCGCAACAACCATACTTGTGACGTCTCCCATGGCTAAACGTCCTCCGAACGTTGCCAGGGCAAAGGTGCTTATACCGACTAACAGAGATAGAGTTAAAGCTCTTGACCTAGCTTTGCGTGTAGAAGAGATTCGAGGGAGTGAAAATGGAAGTTTCATAAATGAGTCACCTTTCTTTCCTTTCTTTGTTCTAAATTCATAAATTAAGAGGACAAACAAATTCTTATCAAAGAATCGCCTGTCCTCTTAAAAACACAGCAGTTTATTGCTTATGTATACCTTGGAAGTTTTATGTGATCATATTTCTTCATCTCCTTTATTTTGTCCAGCGCGCTTTTGCCTCCAGCGCGCCATTTTTCGTACGGCCTTTGCTAGTTCATATTGATTGGACATTACATATCGAGCTGTTGTGGCTATATTTGGCATACCATTCTTCTTCAGGTGACCAGCAACTATGGCCACATCAGTGATTTTCATGCCACTGTTTAATAAATCAGCACAATATGTATGTCTCAAAGTATGATAGGTAAAATAAAATCCTAATTTGTCTCTGAGGTTTTCGACCATCTTTTGCACGGCACGAGTAGACATTTTATGATCAGTATTTTGAGCCAAAAAAACATATCCATCTTTGTCCGTTCTACCGTGAAGGTATTCCTGCAAGAGCTCCACCAAATCAGGAGCCATCGGAACAGTTCTATATTTAAACCCTTTTCCTACTCTTACACGAATCTCACCACCTCTCTTTTTTAGCTTTAAATCTGAAATCCTTAAGTTAGTAACTTCTGATACACGTAATCCGGCACCAAGTCCAATTTCAATCAACACACGTTTTTTAAGGCTTTCAGACTTCATCGCATCTCTAAGCACATCCACATAGTCTTCAGGTAAACTTTTGGGTGCCAACAAAGGTTCTTCAATG
Coding sequences within it:
- the cpaB gene encoding Flp pilus assembly protein CpaB — translated: MGDVTSMVVAANDLEPGKVITAADLKDDGKVSGILPADVIVSKDEVVGQSLSYPVKAGQPIVKGLVAETPMRNGLYPGEVGVWVPVSLTTSGLVKPGDIVSVYLTPDRNGSNWGQVIQSEMVNSLKGVRVVSVINNAGQPIQPNLNNTSGSVNASVPVAVQLAIPEESAGAFSQLATGKVSLMFDPFATPKTHLGSIQSPPNTMVPPAVVEPQANQVIQTPPNTNTEQTDLDPSTMNPENIQSPPQRQPNPDSNTIPIQPPSTGPGTSGTYNPPIYNPVGNN
- a CDS encoding tyrosine-type recombinase/integrase: MDLDTFERWMDERQGYDVKTILAYLRTIKQFIKWVEEEREIDFTGPETITAGLIRDYRTYLAIISKKEPATINKALQVIRIYSRWGVEEGAIKTNTALRVQYIEEPLLAPKSLPEDYVDVLRDAMKSESLKKRVLIEIGLGAGLRVSEVTNLRISDLKLKKRGGEIRVRVGKGFKYRTVPMAPDLVELLQEYLHGRTDKDGYVFLAQNTDHKMSTRAVQKMVENLRDKLGFYFTYHTLRHTYCADLLNSGMKITDVAIVAGHLKKNGMPNIATTARYVMSNQYELAKAVRKMARWRQKRAGQNKGDEEI